The nucleotide window CCGACTCGCGCCACCGGGCGAACTCCGCGTCGGTCAGCTCGACCATGACGCCCTCCGGGCGCGGCGGTTACGCGAGTTGCTTCTTCCGGGTCCCGTTCTTGCCCGCCGGGGCGGCCGGCTCGGCCTGCACCATCATGTGCGCGGGGAGCCGGAACGCGCTGAGCGAGCCGCGCAGGTCGTCGGCCAGCCGGGCCAGCTCGTTCACCGCCTCCGCCGTCTGCTTGGTCCCGGCCGCCGTGCTCTGGGTGATCTGGCTGACGTCGGACATGGACCGGGCCAGCGACTCGGACCCGCGGGCCTGCTGCTTGGACGCCAGCGAGATGGACTGGATCAGGTCGGCCAGTTTGGCCGCCACGTCCTCGATCTCGCCCAGCGACTGGCCGGCCTGGTTGGCCACCTTGGACCCGCCGACCACCTCCTGGATGCTCCGCTCCATCGCGGCCACGGCCTCGTTCGTTTCGCCCTGGATCGCCCGCACCAGCACGCTGATCTTCTTCGTCGCCTCGGTGGACCGCACGGCCAGCCGCTCGACCTCCTCGGCGACCACCGCGAACCCGCGGCCCGCGTCGCCCGCCGCGGCGGCCTGGATCGACGCGTTCAGGGCCAGGATGCTGGTCCGGTCGGCGATGTCGTCGATGAGCTGGACGATCTGGCCGATCTCCTGCGAGGTCTCGCCCAGCCGCTTGATCCGCTTGGCCGTCTCCTGGGCCTGCTCGCGGATCCGGTTCATGCTGTCGATGGTGTTGCGCACGGCGGTGTTGCCCTGCTTGGCGTTCTGGAGCGCCTGCTGGGCGACCGTGGTGGAGACGGCCGCGTTGTCGGACACCTGCTGGATGCTGGTGGCCATCTCGTCGATGGCCGCGGACATGTTCACGATCTGCTCGGCCTGGGTCTCGGACCCGCCGGCCAGGTGCTCGGCCGACGAGTGGATCTCGGTCGCGGCGCTGGACACGTGGCGCGTGGCCGACTGCACCCGGCTGATGATCTTGCGGAGCTCCTCGACCGTGTAGTTGAACGAGTCGGCGATGGCCCCGGTGATGTCGGCGGACACCTCGACGTCCTTGGTCAGGTCGCCGGTGCCCACCCCGCTCACCTCGTCCAGCAGCTTCATGATGGACCGCTGGATCTCCTCCTTCTCGCCCCGCGACTGGATCAGCACCAGCGTGTTGTCGAGCATCTTGTTGAGCGAGCCGGCCATCGCCCCGAGCTCGTCCTCGGACGCGACCGCGACGCGGGTCGTGTAGTCGCCCGCCTCGATCTTCGCGAACGTGGCGCTCAGCCCGTCGACCTGCCGGGTGATGCTGCGGGTCACGACGAGCACCACGACGCCCACGACCATGAGCCCGACCGCGATCCCGGCGATCGAGGTCCAGTTGGTGTACCGGTCCCGCGACACCCGCTCGGTCAGCAGTTCGACCAGGAGCGGATCGATGGCGTCGAACAGCTTGTACGCGGCGGCGGCGGCGGCGTTCGCCTTGTCGTAGTACACGCCCTGCGACTGCTTCACGGTGTCCGCGCCGAGCAGCTCCTCGCGGACCAGAGCGACGTACGCGTCCACCTGCCGGGTGTGCTCGTCGAACGCGGGCCGGAGGGCGGCCGCCAGCCTCGGGTTGTACCGGACCGCGCTGTCGATCTGGCGGCGGATGTCGCTCCGGGCGTCGTCGATCTGGCTGAGCAGCACGGCCAGATAAATTCGCTCGTCGAGGGTCAGCGTGTTCTTCAGGTCGTTGTTGTTCGCTTGCGCGCGCAGGAGCACGGCGTTGGCCTTGCCGCGGATCTGGCTGATCGCGTCCGCCTCCGTGAGCGCCTGCTGCGTGAGGATGCTCTGCAGGTAGTAGGCGTCCACCTGAGAATCGAGGGCAAGGCCGGCGAGTTCGGCGATGTCCCGGCTCAGCTCGAACACCTTGGCGATCAGCGCGTTGTGCCGCTGGAAGCTGACCGCGTCCTCACCCACCTGGTAGCCGGCAACGGCGGCCCTCAGTGCGCCCCACTCGTCACGAACGGCGGCCACCCGCCCGGCCAACTTGAACTCGTCCTTATCGGCAGCCAGGGCCGCGTCGAGTTCGTTGAGGCTTGCGTCA belongs to Gemmata obscuriglobus and includes:
- a CDS encoding methyl-accepting chemotaxis protein, which gives rise to MAKIRLPQLVSFRRLKVWQKCALIAVPFLFPIVFLTSVVVRKSNDAIDNTKRELRALEMLRPIKQLSRQLTQHRANTREILNGAAERTAERNRAAADVDASLNELDAALAADKDEFKLAGRVAAVRDEWGALRAAVAGYQVGEDAVSFQRHNALIAKVFELSRDIAELAGLALDSQVDAYYLQSILTQQALTEADAISQIRGKANAVLLRAQANNNDLKNTLTLDERIYLAVLLSQIDDARSDIRRQIDSAVRYNPRLAAALRPAFDEHTRQVDAYVALVREELLGADTVKQSQGVYYDKANAAAAAAYKLFDAIDPLLVELLTERVSRDRYTNWTSIAGIAVGLMVVGVVVLVVTRSITRQVDGLSATFAKIEAGDYTTRVAVASEDELGAMAGSLNKMLDNTLVLIQSRGEKEEIQRSIMKLLDEVSGVGTGDLTKDVEVSADITGAIADSFNYTVEELRKIISRVQSATRHVSSAATEIHSSAEHLAGGSETQAEQIVNMSAAIDEMATSIQQVSDNAAVSTTVAQQALQNAKQGNTAVRNTIDSMNRIREQAQETAKRIKRLGETSQEIGQIVQLIDDIADRTSILALNASIQAAAAGDAGRGFAVVAEEVERLAVRSTEATKKISVLVRAIQGETNEAVAAMERSIQEVVGGSKVANQAGQSLGEIEDVAAKLADLIQSISLASKQQARGSESLARSMSDVSQITQSTAAGTKQTAEAVNELARLADDLRGSLSAFRLPAHMMVQAEPAAPAGKNGTRKKQLA